A window of the Xenopus laevis strain J_2021 chromosome 9_10L, Xenopus_laevis_v10.1, whole genome shotgun sequence genome harbors these coding sequences:
- the XB5733004.L gene encoding uncharacterized protein LOC733268 — protein sequence MDLGFVATAQGSSSPCSSQIEQLDHRTRPKSGGSPFLLKVSESTPLVSGGKQRLTVEEILPCLSRSPLPPPDGQVFELSTLAPEPLSNSIVGVFYGAKVSTPYKEETTDAICVDIQVPKLQDSEMVVQAVGVQKPSAPPIWELSEINSALEENTPTLDVSVSDLRYVGGSDRDQPPNPQVPASQCNQWVGITHKDVGRSYLQPFRYQRQLSASEIQVTSNTPLLHNFHLSADEVGAEWQLEMTT from the coding sequence ATGGATTTGGGATTTGTGGCCACCGCTCAGGGTAGCTCTTCTCCCTGTTCCTCACAGATTGAACAGCTTGATCATAGAACCCGTCCAAAGTCTGGGGGGTCGCCATTCCTGCTTAAGGTTTCTGAGTCAACTCCGCTTGTAAGTGGAGGGAAGCAGCGACTGACCGTTGAGGAAATCCTGCCGTGCCTAAGCAGGTCTCCTCTACCACCACCCGATGGTCAGGTGTTTGAACTGTCCACTTTAGCCCCAGAACCACTAAGTAACTCTATAGTTGGGGTATTCTATGGCGCCAAAGTGTCAACTCCCTATAAGGAAGAGACCACTGATGCAATATGTGTGGACATCCAAGTACCTAAACTACAAGATTCAGAGATGGTGGTCCAGGCTGTAGGTGTACAGAAGCCTTCTGCCCCACCAATATGGGAGCTCTCCGAGATTAACTCTGCATTAGAAGAGAACACGCCAACTCTGGATGTTTCTGTCTCTGATTTGAGGTACGTTGGTGGTTCTGATCGAGACCAACCTCCAAATCCACAGGTTCCAGCTTCTCAATGTAACCAGTGGGTTGGGATCACGCATAAGGATGTGGGGCGCTCCTATTTACAGCCATTCCGCTACCAACGCCAACTTAGTGCCTCTGAAATCCAAGTTACCTCAAACACGCCCTTGCTCCATAACTTCCATTTGTCTGCTGATGAGGTGGGAGCAGAGTGGCAGCTGGAGATGACCACCTAA
- the mybl2.L gene encoding myb-related protein B-like isoform X2 — protein MSRRARGDDLEDLQYQDTDSDVPEPKENRLKVKWTPEEDEALKGLVKTHGQGEWKTIASNLTNRTEQQCQHRWLRVLHPDLVKGPWTKEEDEKVIELVKKYGTKHWTLIAKQLKGRMGKQCRERWHNHLNPEVKKSSWTEEEDRIICQAHKVLGNRWAEIAKLLPGRTDNAVKNHWNSTIKRKVETGGFLTMKKAGGQQEQREDSGYQATDEQNHVLLTESVDPSANTPEEPSNILSPKLLIKNPVNKSEQDSEDEDSNIDSVVPSATAISDTGPEKWMVEYVNFLVPASDIMESDPEAWCELSNFDLGEDSTVSDVGSPIRPDVSDKPQAPNVTEYRLDGHTLSDLCKGNKGELIPISPQPQTAFGTPPSLLKQHRKRRITLSPVTENGGSIIASITEANSMTPKSTPVKSLPFSPSQFLNFLSKQDALELENPSLTSTPVCSQKVVVTTPLHRDKTPLLQKNSVFITPNHKFMGDYVLHTPTPFKNALEKFGSLKPLPPTPHLEEDLKEVLRSESGIELIIVDDPKHERQKRKPHSPIKKVRKSLALDIIDKDPKPPSLTLSSAASAHMQSQSCDSFLSVSLNESSCSSREENSVLNQGFVQVQTSKGAVAQLGNTSQLPTDIGELMKTQWGLSKTETGPPFKTKNGTFTNTDLCPQSLMDLDTFHSAAVTSNQCQTIKTETLFQVTPDNVKMQRHDIMKIPEPMTTAWKTVAFGASQDQLLMQEKARAILNLHKHSSTSRALVLS, from the exons ATGTCTCGGCGGGCCCGCGG CGATGATCTTGAGGACTTGCAATATCAGGACACAGACTCTGATGTCCCGGAGCCAAAGGAAAACCGGCTCAAAGTGAAGTGGACCCCAGAAGAG GATGAGGCTCTAAAAGGCTTGGTGAAAACACATGGACAAGGTGAATGGAAGACAATTGCCAGTAACCTTACT AATCGTACTGAACAACAGTGCCAGCACCGCTGGCTTCGAGTTCTTCATCCTGACCTGGTTAAGGGTCCATGGACAAAAGAGGAAGATGAAAAG GTAATTGAGCTGGTGAAGAAGTATGGCACCAAGCACTGGACCCTGATCGCGAAGCAGCTCAAAGGCCGCATGGGCAAACAGTGCCGTGAACGCTGGCACAATCATCTCAATCCGGAAGTGAAAAAGTCATCGTGGACAGAGGAAGAGGATAGAATTATATGCCAAGCCCATAAAGTATTGGGAAATCGCTGGGCTGAAATAGCAAAGCTGCTTCCTGGGAG GACAGACAATGCCGTGAAGAATCACTGGAACTCCACCATTAAACGTAAGGTGGAGACTGGAGGATTCCTGACCATGAAAAAAGCAGGAGGGCAACAGGAACAAAGAGAGGACTCTGGGTACCAAGCTACAGATGAGCAG AATCATGTACTGCTCACAGAATCTGTGGATCCGAGTGCTAACACTCCAGAGGAGCCCTCAAACATACTTTCTCCCAAGCTTCTGATCAAGAATCCAGTTAATAAATCTGAGCAAGATAGCGAAGATGAAGATTCCAATATTGATTCCGTCGTACCCTCTGCCACAGCCATATCGGATACTGGTCCAGAGAAGTGGATGGTAGAATATGTGAATTTCCTGGTGCCGGCATCAGACATAATGGAATCG GACCCTGAAGCCTGGTGTGAATTATCTAATTTTGATCTGGGAGAGGACTCTACAGTCAGTGATGTCGGAAGCCCCATCCGCCCTGACGTTTCTGACAAACCCCAGGCTCCTAATGTCACAGAATACCGCCTGGATGGCCACACTCTCTCTGATCTGTGCAAGGGAAATAAAGGGGAACTGATACCTATATCTCCTCAGCCCCAGACAGCTTTTGGAACTCCTCCCTCACTGCTGAAACAACACAGAAAAAGAAGGATTACACTGTCCCCTGTTACTGAGAACGGTGGTAGTATTATTGCATCAATTACAGAAGCAAACAGCATGACCCCCAAAAGCACTCCAGTGAAATCCTTGCCTTTCTCCCCATCACAG TTCTTGAACTTCTTGTCCAAACAAGATGCCCTAGAGCTAGAAAATCCTTCCCTCACCTCGACTCCTGTGTGCAGCCAAAAGGTGGTGGTGACCACTCCTCTTCATCGGGACAAGACCCCCCTGCTGCAGAAGAATTCTGT CTTCATCACCCCGAATCATAAGTTTATGGGAGACTATGTACTGCACACACCAACGCCATTTAAAAATGCACTTGAGAAGTTTGGGTCGCTGAAGCCACTG CCCCCAACACCTCATCTAGAGGAGGATCTAAAGGAAGTTCTACGCAGTGAGTCTGGCATTGAGCTAATCATTGTGGACGACCCTAAGCATGAACGTCAGAAGCGAAAACCA CACAGCCCAATCAAAAAAGTGCGGAAGTCCCTTGCTTTGGATATTATAGACAAAGATCCCAAGCCTCCGTCACTAACACTTTCATCCGCTGCTTCTGCACATATGCAG TCTCAATCCTGCGACAGtttcctgtctgtctctctcaaTGAGTCTTCCTGCAGCAGCCGAGAGGAAAACAGCGTCCTTAACCAAGGCTTTGTCCAGGTCCAGACAAGCAAAGGGGCCGTTGCACAACTTGGGAACACCTCACAGCTACCAACTGACATTGGCGAACTGATGAAAACCCAGTGGGGCCTCAGTAAAACTGAAACAGGCCCTCCATTTAAAACCAAGAACGGGACATTCACAAATACAGACTTGTGCCCACAATCACTGATGGACTTAGACACGTTTCATTCTGCTGCAGTAACATCTAATCAATGCCAAACAATCAAAACAGAAACTCTTTTCCAAGTAACGCCCGATAACGTAAAAATGCAGAGGCATGACATTATGAAGATTCCAGAGCCG ATGACCACTGCCTGGAAAACAGTTGCTTTTGGTGCTTCCCAGGATCAGCTGCTCATGCAGGAGAAAGCCCGGGCCATACTGAACTTACATAAACACAGCTCTACCTCCCGAGCACTAGTTCTTTCCTGA
- the mybl2.L gene encoding myb-related protein B-like isoform X1, whose protein sequence is MSRRARGDDLEDLQYQDTDSDVPEPKENRLKVKWTPEEDEALKGLVKTHGQGEWKTIASNLTNRTEQQCQHRWLRVLHPDLVKGPWTKEEDEKVIELVKKYGTKHWTLIAKQLKGRMGKQCRERWHNHLNPEVKKSSWTEEEDRIICQAHKVLGNRWAEIAKLLPGRTDNAVKNHWNSTIKRKVETGGFLTMKKAGGQQEQREDSGYQATDEQVQINHVLLTESVDPSANTPEEPSNILSPKLLIKNPVNKSEQDSEDEDSNIDSVVPSATAISDTGPEKWMVEYVNFLVPASDIMESDPEAWCELSNFDLGEDSTVSDVGSPIRPDVSDKPQAPNVTEYRLDGHTLSDLCKGNKGELIPISPQPQTAFGTPPSLLKQHRKRRITLSPVTENGGSIIASITEANSMTPKSTPVKSLPFSPSQFLNFLSKQDALELENPSLTSTPVCSQKVVVTTPLHRDKTPLLQKNSVFITPNHKFMGDYVLHTPTPFKNALEKFGSLKPLPPTPHLEEDLKEVLRSESGIELIIVDDPKHERQKRKPHSPIKKVRKSLALDIIDKDPKPPSLTLSSAASAHMQSQSCDSFLSVSLNESSCSSREENSVLNQGFVQVQTSKGAVAQLGNTSQLPTDIGELMKTQWGLSKTETGPPFKTKNGTFTNTDLCPQSLMDLDTFHSAAVTSNQCQTIKTETLFQVTPDNVKMQRHDIMKIPEPMTTAWKTVAFGASQDQLLMQEKARAILNLHKHSSTSRALVLS, encoded by the exons ATGTCTCGGCGGGCCCGCGG CGATGATCTTGAGGACTTGCAATATCAGGACACAGACTCTGATGTCCCGGAGCCAAAGGAAAACCGGCTCAAAGTGAAGTGGACCCCAGAAGAG GATGAGGCTCTAAAAGGCTTGGTGAAAACACATGGACAAGGTGAATGGAAGACAATTGCCAGTAACCTTACT AATCGTACTGAACAACAGTGCCAGCACCGCTGGCTTCGAGTTCTTCATCCTGACCTGGTTAAGGGTCCATGGACAAAAGAGGAAGATGAAAAG GTAATTGAGCTGGTGAAGAAGTATGGCACCAAGCACTGGACCCTGATCGCGAAGCAGCTCAAAGGCCGCATGGGCAAACAGTGCCGTGAACGCTGGCACAATCATCTCAATCCGGAAGTGAAAAAGTCATCGTGGACAGAGGAAGAGGATAGAATTATATGCCAAGCCCATAAAGTATTGGGAAATCGCTGGGCTGAAATAGCAAAGCTGCTTCCTGGGAG GACAGACAATGCCGTGAAGAATCACTGGAACTCCACCATTAAACGTAAGGTGGAGACTGGAGGATTCCTGACCATGAAAAAAGCAGGAGGGCAACAGGAACAAAGAGAGGACTCTGGGTACCAAGCTACAGATGAGCAGGTACAAATT AATCATGTACTGCTCACAGAATCTGTGGATCCGAGTGCTAACACTCCAGAGGAGCCCTCAAACATACTTTCTCCCAAGCTTCTGATCAAGAATCCAGTTAATAAATCTGAGCAAGATAGCGAAGATGAAGATTCCAATATTGATTCCGTCGTACCCTCTGCCACAGCCATATCGGATACTGGTCCAGAGAAGTGGATGGTAGAATATGTGAATTTCCTGGTGCCGGCATCAGACATAATGGAATCG GACCCTGAAGCCTGGTGTGAATTATCTAATTTTGATCTGGGAGAGGACTCTACAGTCAGTGATGTCGGAAGCCCCATCCGCCCTGACGTTTCTGACAAACCCCAGGCTCCTAATGTCACAGAATACCGCCTGGATGGCCACACTCTCTCTGATCTGTGCAAGGGAAATAAAGGGGAACTGATACCTATATCTCCTCAGCCCCAGACAGCTTTTGGAACTCCTCCCTCACTGCTGAAACAACACAGAAAAAGAAGGATTACACTGTCCCCTGTTACTGAGAACGGTGGTAGTATTATTGCATCAATTACAGAAGCAAACAGCATGACCCCCAAAAGCACTCCAGTGAAATCCTTGCCTTTCTCCCCATCACAG TTCTTGAACTTCTTGTCCAAACAAGATGCCCTAGAGCTAGAAAATCCTTCCCTCACCTCGACTCCTGTGTGCAGCCAAAAGGTGGTGGTGACCACTCCTCTTCATCGGGACAAGACCCCCCTGCTGCAGAAGAATTCTGT CTTCATCACCCCGAATCATAAGTTTATGGGAGACTATGTACTGCACACACCAACGCCATTTAAAAATGCACTTGAGAAGTTTGGGTCGCTGAAGCCACTG CCCCCAACACCTCATCTAGAGGAGGATCTAAAGGAAGTTCTACGCAGTGAGTCTGGCATTGAGCTAATCATTGTGGACGACCCTAAGCATGAACGTCAGAAGCGAAAACCA CACAGCCCAATCAAAAAAGTGCGGAAGTCCCTTGCTTTGGATATTATAGACAAAGATCCCAAGCCTCCGTCACTAACACTTTCATCCGCTGCTTCTGCACATATGCAG TCTCAATCCTGCGACAGtttcctgtctgtctctctcaaTGAGTCTTCCTGCAGCAGCCGAGAGGAAAACAGCGTCCTTAACCAAGGCTTTGTCCAGGTCCAGACAAGCAAAGGGGCCGTTGCACAACTTGGGAACACCTCACAGCTACCAACTGACATTGGCGAACTGATGAAAACCCAGTGGGGCCTCAGTAAAACTGAAACAGGCCCTCCATTTAAAACCAAGAACGGGACATTCACAAATACAGACTTGTGCCCACAATCACTGATGGACTTAGACACGTTTCATTCTGCTGCAGTAACATCTAATCAATGCCAAACAATCAAAACAGAAACTCTTTTCCAAGTAACGCCCGATAACGTAAAAATGCAGAGGCATGACATTATGAAGATTCCAGAGCCG ATGACCACTGCCTGGAAAACAGTTGCTTTTGGTGCTTCCCAGGATCAGCTGCTCATGCAGGAGAAAGCCCGGGCCATACTGAACTTACATAAACACAGCTCTACCTCCCGAGCACTAGTTCTTTCCTGA